The Bacteroidia bacterium genome includes a window with the following:
- a CDS encoding DUF5723 family protein — translation MKKIKFTNKLLTFVFIALSSSVSAQELTLHNMEFLGQRHSLNPALNPITRFYLTFYDVGLGFSNSFAINDLRKFDNNSDSFTWSTGKFLESMRRNNATKLDQLVNFSFGVRVTPKLFIHAAAAEKFQFRLNYPYDLFAFLLQGNLADENVGKPLNIGGFRVNSTAYLDFSAGAAYQVNCNLSVGARLKYLKGLANIYTKTAKFNITTNSEYYQVTFDNDLDFRTTLPDDNQDFSDLLKQKNLGYGIDLGATYLMLDKKLLLTGSLLDLGFISWSEGGKRYYNKSQTKTFEFRGFNSDALSGNSDMFEKLVDTITQTFDLGDEPSARYKTNLIPKIYLSGSYEIWKGNRVGAMMYGEISNKRLSTAWSVNGQMRLGRILNLQGNISLMNRRLSNIGLGLAANLGPIQWWIVTNNAGFLFFNPLDTRTVHLRTGVNIVFAYGKDKKNPCSPDYIPPGERNKKQTNKKGRKSQPDSPPDTPPTEAQPAETK, via the coding sequence ATGAAAAAAATAAAATTCACCAACAAACTTTTGACTTTTGTTTTTATAGCTCTTAGCTCCTCTGTTAGTGCTCAAGAACTGACATTACACAATATGGAGTTTCTGGGTCAAAGACATTCACTCAATCCGGCTCTTAACCCTATTACTCGATTCTATCTGACTTTTTATGATGTGGGACTCGGATTTTCTAACAGTTTTGCAATAAACGACCTACGAAAATTTGATAACAATTCGGACAGCTTTACCTGGTCAACCGGTAAGTTCTTAGAAAGTATGCGTAGAAATAATGCTACAAAACTTGATCAACTTGTCAACTTTTCGTTTGGTGTACGTGTTACGCCAAAGTTGTTTATACATGCTGCTGCTGCGGAAAAATTTCAATTCAGGCTTAATTACCCTTATGATTTGTTTGCCTTTTTGCTTCAAGGAAACTTGGCAGATGAAAATGTAGGAAAGCCGCTCAACATTGGTGGTTTTAGAGTAAATAGCACAGCATATCTTGATTTCTCTGCCGGTGCTGCCTACCAAGTGAATTGCAATTTGTCAGTTGGCGCAAGACTTAAATACTTGAAAGGTTTAGCCAATATTTATACTAAAACGGCTAAGTTTAATATCACTACTAATTCCGAATATTATCAAGTTACTTTTGACAATGATCTGGATTTCAGAACAACATTGCCTGATGATAACCAAGATTTTTCTGATTTATTAAAACAAAAAAATCTCGGCTATGGAATTGATTTGGGAGCAACCTATTTGATGTTAGATAAAAAACTCTTACTCACAGGTTCATTGCTTGACTTGGGATTTATCAGCTGGTCTGAGGGCGGCAAACGTTATTACAACAAATCTCAAACAAAAACTTTTGAGTTTAGAGGATTTAATTCTGATGCATTATCCGGCAATAGTGATATGTTTGAAAAATTGGTGGACACAATTACACAGACATTTGACTTGGGTGATGAACCTTCTGCCAGATACAAAACAAACCTGATACCTAAAATTTATCTTTCAGGTTCTTATGAAATCTGGAAAGGCAATAGAGTGGGTGCTATGATGTATGGAGAAATTTCTAACAAAAGATTGAGTACCGCCTGGTCTGTAAACGGACAAATGAGATTAGGACGTATTTTGAATTTGCAAGGCAATATTTCATTAATGAATAGGAGGCTTTCAAACATTGGACTTGGACTCGCAGCCAACCTCGGTCCTATTCAGTGGTGGATTGTTACCAACAATGCCGGATTCTTATTTTTCAATCCTTTAGATACAAGAACTGTGCACCTGAGGACAGGTGTCAATATTGTATTCGCTTATGGTAAGGACAAGAAAAACCCTTGTTCTCCGGACTATATACCACCGGGTGAAAGAAATAAAAAGCAAACAAATAAGAAAGGTAGAAAATCACAACCGGATTCTCCACCTGACACCCCTCCCACAGAAGCTCAGCCTGCTGAAACTAAATAA
- the mfd gene encoding transcription-repair coupling factor: MKISELKHLFEFHPAIKGMGEFLRPNGKSIHLNKLSGSASAVLFSSLFQNLQSHFVIILPTEEEAEFFRNDLENMEMEKNTVLLYDSYKKPFDTTEQMPDKLQLRTSALERINNSNKPLLIVTYTSAISEKAIEGSLLENKTVTLNVADNFDIDFMIEVLDEQGYEREEFVFQPGHFAIRGSIIDIFSYDSNLPYRIALDGDAIESIRVFDPETQLSVSKVQWFKLVPNISQLQNAQNADSFFKYLKLNTIVFVKDLAWILENIEKEISNSEFFLNMGTTYRELCKFPIVEFGSYFKLKSNHDINFNQKEQPLFGKGLDLALNHLKENEVLGIKNLLFSEQPRQLERLEAIIKDKQRDIKFEPIYHALSLGFVDKDLKIALYTEHQIFNRYYRYKNKHSRTNKNAALTLKELQELKIGDFVTHIDHGVGKFAGLQKMDVKGKIQEVVKIVYRDNDMLYVSISSLHKISRFSGQEGTIPKVHKLGSGVWEKQKANTKRKVKDIARELIKLYAARKAQPGFAFSPDNYLQNELEASFLYEDTEDQAKATDEVKKDMEKNQPMDRLLCGDVGFGKTEVAIRAAFKAVLDGKQVAVLVPTTILAYQHYRTFGERMENLPVSVDFINRFKSPSEQKKTLKKLSEGKTDIIIGTHRLIGKDVKFKDLGLLIIDEEQKFGVSAKEKLRELRVNIDTLTLTATPIPRTLHFSLMGARDLSVINTPPPNRQPIQTELHVFNKEVIINAIDKEVSRGGQVFFVHNRVKDIEAIRKMIENEMPDIRTAVAHGQMEGDDLEKTMIRFIEGEFDVLISTTIIETGLDIPNGNTIIINNAHMFGLSDLHQMRGRVGRSNTKAYCILLAPPLSSLTEEARKRLKTIEEFTDLGSGFQIAMRDLDIRGAGNLLGGEQSGFISEIGFDMYHKILDEAVGELKEDEFKELFDNQNEVIASKECVVETDYEMLIPDYYVSQISERLLLYQELSAIENDADLAKFASNLEDRFGTIPPPTLELIETIRLKWKGKELGFEKITLSNNEMRIYLQSNPNSAYFNHATFQHLLTQITNNPLKYNLKQSSKSLILNVHNINSLKAALNILETLKC, translated from the coding sequence GTGAAGATTAGTGAATTAAAACATCTTTTTGAGTTTCATCCTGCAATCAAAGGAATGGGTGAATTTCTACGCCCAAATGGTAAAAGCATACATTTAAACAAGTTGTCCGGATCAGCGTCAGCCGTACTTTTCAGTTCATTATTTCAAAACCTGCAAAGTCATTTTGTTATCATCCTGCCTACAGAAGAGGAGGCGGAGTTTTTCAGAAATGATTTAGAAAACATGGAGATGGAAAAAAACACAGTGTTACTTTATGATTCCTATAAAAAGCCCTTTGATACAACTGAACAAATGCCTGACAAGCTACAGTTGAGAACAAGTGCATTAGAGCGAATTAACAACAGCAACAAACCCTTACTCATTGTAACTTATACCTCTGCAATTTCTGAAAAAGCAATAGAAGGCTCTTTGCTTGAAAACAAGACCGTTACTCTGAATGTAGCTGACAACTTTGACATTGACTTTATGATTGAGGTGCTAGATGAACAAGGATATGAACGTGAAGAGTTTGTATTTCAACCGGGGCATTTTGCAATTAGAGGCTCTATCATTGATATATTCTCTTATGATTCTAATTTACCCTATCGTATTGCTTTGGATGGAGATGCTATTGAATCAATCAGGGTTTTTGACCCTGAAACTCAACTCTCAGTCAGCAAAGTACAATGGTTCAAATTGGTGCCCAATATTTCTCAACTACAAAACGCACAAAATGCAGACTCATTTTTCAAATATCTCAAGTTAAACACTATTGTATTTGTTAAGGATTTAGCATGGATTTTAGAGAATATCGAAAAGGAAATTTCTAACTCGGAATTCTTTTTGAATATGGGGACAACTTATAGAGAGTTATGCAAATTTCCAATTGTTGAATTTGGCTCATACTTTAAACTCAAAAGTAATCACGATATTAATTTTAACCAAAAAGAACAACCCTTGTTCGGCAAAGGCTTAGACCTAGCGCTTAATCATTTGAAAGAAAATGAAGTTTTAGGAATCAAAAACCTTCTTTTTTCTGAGCAACCACGACAATTGGAACGGCTTGAAGCAATAATTAAGGATAAGCAACGCGACATCAAATTTGAACCTATTTACCATGCTCTATCATTAGGCTTTGTAGATAAAGATTTAAAAATTGCATTATATACTGAGCATCAAATCTTTAACCGCTATTACCGATATAAAAACAAACATAGCAGAACAAATAAAAATGCGGCTCTTACCCTAAAAGAACTTCAAGAGTTAAAAATAGGTGATTTTGTTACACATATTGATCATGGGGTTGGGAAATTTGCCGGACTACAAAAAATGGATGTTAAAGGCAAAATCCAAGAAGTGGTTAAGATTGTGTATAGAGATAATGATATGCTTTATGTGAGCATTAGTTCACTTCATAAGATTTCACGTTTTTCAGGACAAGAAGGCACCATTCCGAAAGTGCACAAATTGGGAAGTGGGGTTTGGGAAAAGCAAAAAGCAAATACCAAACGAAAGGTAAAAGACATTGCACGCGAATTAATAAAACTTTATGCAGCCCGAAAAGCGCAGCCCGGCTTTGCGTTTAGCCCTGATAATTATTTGCAAAATGAATTAGAAGCCTCCTTCCTCTATGAAGACACAGAAGACCAAGCTAAAGCAACAGATGAAGTAAAGAAAGACATGGAAAAAAACCAACCAATGGACAGGCTTCTTTGTGGTGATGTTGGATTTGGCAAAACAGAAGTAGCAATCAGAGCTGCATTCAAAGCTGTGTTGGACGGCAAACAAGTTGCTGTTTTAGTTCCCACTACCATTCTTGCTTATCAGCATTACAGAACATTTGGAGAACGCATGGAAAATCTGCCTGTATCAGTTGATTTTATAAATCGTTTTAAATCTCCAAGTGAGCAAAAAAAAACGCTTAAGAAATTAAGCGAAGGTAAAACTGACATCATCATTGGAACACATCGATTGATTGGAAAAGATGTTAAATTCAAGGATTTAGGTCTTTTAATCATAGACGAAGAACAAAAATTCGGTGTGAGTGCAAAAGAAAAACTGCGTGAACTCCGCGTAAATATTGACACCCTGACACTCACCGCTACACCAATCCCGCGCACACTTCACTTTTCATTAATGGGAGCAAGAGATTTGTCAGTGATTAACACCCCTCCTCCCAACAGACAGCCCATTCAAACTGAATTACATGTTTTTAACAAAGAAGTCATTATCAATGCTATTGACAAGGAAGTGAGCCGCGGAGGTCAGGTATTTTTTGTTCACAACAGAGTCAAAGACATTGAAGCAATTCGCAAAATGATAGAGAATGAAATGCCTGATATTAGAACAGCAGTTGCACATGGTCAAATGGAAGGTGATGATTTGGAAAAAACAATGATACGTTTCATTGAAGGCGAATTTGATGTACTCATCTCTACCACAATTATCGAAACAGGACTTGACATTCCAAATGGTAACACCATTATTATAAACAATGCACACATGTTTGGATTGAGCGATTTACACCAAATGCGAGGTAGAGTCGGGCGTTCTAACACAAAGGCATATTGTATTCTGCTTGCTCCTCCCCTTTCTTCGTTAACAGAAGAAGCTCGAAAAAGACTCAAAACAATAGAAGAATTTACAGACTTGGGCAGCGGTTTCCAAATTGCAATGCGCGATTTAGACATCAGAGGTGCCGGCAATTTATTGGGCGGAGAACAAAGCGGTTTCATTTCCGAAATTGGGTTTGATATGTACCACAAGATTCTGGATGAAGCTGTTGGCGAACTGAAAGAAGACGAATTCAAAGAACTCTTTGACAATCAGAATGAAGTAATTGCTTCTAAAGAATGTGTGGTTGAAACAGATTATGAAATGTTAATTCCGGATTATTATGTCAGTCAAATTTCTGAACGACTTCTATTGTATCAGGAGCTTTCAGCGATTGAAAATGATGCAGATTTAGCAAAGTTCGCAAGTAATCTCGAAGACAGATTTGGCACTATTCCTCCTCCAACATTAGAACTTATTGAAACAATACGATTGAAATGGAAAGGAAAAGAACTTGGGTTTGAAAAGATTACGCTATCAAATAATGAAATGAGAATTTATTTACAATCCAATCCCAACAGTGCTTATTTTAACCATGCCACATTCCAGCACCTACTGACTCAAATAACCAACAATCCACTCAAATACAATTTAAAACAAAGTTCAAAATCACTGATACTAAATGTACATAATATCAACAGCCTTAAAGCAGCACTCAACATTTTAGAGACCTTGAAATGTTAA
- a CDS encoding FkbM family methyltransferase, translated as MLRGLLIYFFGGLFKFILQKDFRKLFFLGLRLVIFPVQKFRINGQPFIINDKLGFFWQYHEIYYREYYRFDTTTTTSINIIDCGANIGLSTFWFAKHYPGANIYSFEADTEIFEKLKQNLAPITSPNVHILNQAVYVKNEKISFLSDGKDGGMIVESTGNNSVEAIDFSNYLDSFTNIDMLKIDIEGAERILIPHIAKHFPKIKNIFIEYHQRENETPFLADILQQLENAGFTYRMEVPVKLAQPFVNKKIVNGCFLQANIFATRL; from the coding sequence ATGCTTAGGGGCTTATTGATATATTTCTTTGGTGGACTTTTTAAGTTTATACTGCAAAAGGATTTTAGAAAGTTGTTTTTCTTAGGTTTACGTTTAGTTATATTTCCTGTTCAAAAGTTTAGAATAAACGGGCAGCCCTTTATTATCAACGACAAACTCGGTTTCTTCTGGCAATACCATGAAATATACTACCGTGAATACTATAGATTTGACACAACCACTACAACTTCAATAAATATCATTGATTGCGGTGCAAATATTGGGTTAAGTACTTTTTGGTTTGCAAAACATTATCCCGGTGCCAACATTTATAGTTTTGAAGCTGACACGGAAATTTTTGAAAAATTAAAACAAAATTTAGCACCAATAACATCGCCTAACGTTCATATACTCAATCAAGCAGTATATGTTAAAAATGAAAAAATCAGCTTTCTTTCTGATGGAAAAGACGGTGGTATGATAGTGGAAAGTACCGGTAACAACAGTGTAGAAGCAATTGATTTTAGCAACTATTTAGACTCATTTACTAACATAGACATGCTAAAAATTGACATTGAAGGAGCCGAAAGGATATTAATTCCACATATTGCCAAACATTTCCCAAAAATCAAAAACATCTTTATTGAATATCATCAACGAGAAAACGAAACTCCATTCTTAGCTGATATTCTGCAACAATTAGAAAATGCAGGATTTACATACAGGATGGAAGTACCTGTTAAACTTGCACAGCCATTTGTGAACAAAAAAATTGTCAATGGCTGTTTCTTACAAGCCAATATTTTTGCAACGCGACTATAA